A region of Arabidopsis thaliana chromosome 5, partial sequence DNA encodes the following proteins:
- the SMG7 gene encoding Telomerase activating protein Est1, with protein MMTLQMDKTTASSSWERAKSIYDEIAELANKRQKAGNPPDPNLLQLLREKYEAIILESHTFSEQHNIEIPLWQLHYKRIEYFRLHINRVLASSTSTAAQNVKGPSKAEQIAQLKLQFRTFLSEATGFYHDMILKIRSKYGLPLGSFSEDQQSQNLSDKDGKELAEVQKALKSCHRCLIYLGDLARYKGMYAEGDSRSRQYASASSYYLQAASLWPASGNPHHQLAIVASYSRDEFVTTYRYFRSLAVEYPFPTARDNLIVAFDKNRQSYEKLFVPSKDSSKRLTGKGRGKGADISLKDATLVAGPEKDKVTIANEMLKAFSIRFVHLNGILFTRTSLETFFDVLASTSSSLREVISLGSAKELTLGIDTSDSALFIVRVVTMLIFSVHNSKKETEGQSYAEIVQRVEPARNSLTASFELLGLVIEKCVQLGDPSSSYFLPGVLVFVEWLACCPDIALGSDPDDRQTAVRNSFWNQFVVFFNQVLSLGPTFIDDVEDETCFSNMSLYDERETENRLALWEDYELRGFLPLLPAQTILNFSRKHSFGTEGPKEKKARIKRIFAAGKALTSVIKVDQNHVYFDSKKKKFLVGVKPADDFLDSHSSPPKACNALQDNQVMIDHNSPIMQLDQQIYMGEEDDDDEVIVFKPLVTEKRKEASDQIYVPSGGFRKSDQVTTMGDFKALSGSDVAFHENQILQARGNASIQVPASVGANLLGPLQPSTQSQAMHMQQVQTQAVNPQPAQSLAASRLQPIQSQVAQPLPSRVVHFQQTQAQVSHVSPAHSQSTSFGGGSKWSPEEAASLASSLSGFAQLGNGHVMRNEMQGNHGVSYYPAHSLPVHQSYNGNGMGGMPYSQSRTPEAVFPPKIDPVLSSGVVADGLGVQSSLAKKNPISRAFRHLGPPPGFNSVPAKLQKEPAPGSELSGNNHLPVDDYSWLDGYQAQSSRGVGLNSSLNYATSGKPEHLGSTGNGLNGPANFPFPGKQVPTSQVQADFPYFQNPQKDNFVDKNHQSTQLPEQYQGQSTWSSRHFV; from the exons ATGATGACTTTACAGATGGATAAAACTACTGCTTCCTCTTCATGGGAGCGAGCCAAGTCCATATATGATGAG ATTGCTGAGTTAGCAAACAAGCGTCAGAAGGCTGGAAATCCACCTGACCCAAATTTGTTGCAGCTCTTACGTGAGAAGTATGAAGCAATAATTCTTGAAAGTCATACCTTTTCTGAGCAGCACAACATTGAAATTCCTCTGTGGCAGTTGCATTACAAACGGATTGAATATTTTAGATTACACATCAATCGTGTATTGGCTTCTAGTACCTCGACAGCAGCGCAAAATGTCAAGGGTCCTTCTAAAGCAGAACAAATTGCACAACTCAAGCTGCAGTTCAGAACATTCCTTTCAGAAGCAACTGGGTTTTACCATGACATGATCTTAAAAATTAGATCAAAGTATGGCCTTCCCCTGGGTTCTTTTTCTGAGGATCAACAGAGTCAAAATTTGTCTGATAAAGATGGAAAAGAGTTAGCAGAAGTTCAAAAAGCCTTGAAATCTTGTCATCGTTGCTTAATATACCTTGGTGATCTGGCTCGGTATAAAGGAATGTATGCAGAGGGGGATTCCAGGAGCAGACAGTATGCTTCTGCTTCAAGTTACTATTTGCAAGCAGCTTCTCTATGGCCAGCCAGTGGAAACCCACATCATCAG CTTGCAATAGTTGCTTCTTATTCGAGGGATGAGTTTGTAACAACATATCGTTATTTCCGAAGTTTGGCTGTGGAGTATCCTTTCCCAACTGCCCGTGACAACTTGATTGTTGCTTTTGATAAG AATCGTCAGAGTTATGAAAAATTGTTTGTGCCCTCCAAAGACTCATCCAAGAGGCTGACTGGTAAAGGAAGAGGGAAAGGTGCAGATATTTCATTGAAAGATGCGACCTTGGTAGCTGGTCCTGAGAAGGATAAAGTAACTATTGCAAATGAGATGCTCAAAGCATTCAGCATTAGATTTGTTCATCTCAATGGGATTCTTTTTACCCGAACAAG CCTGGAGACATTCTTTGATGTTCTTGCCTCCACTAGCAGCAGTTTACGAGAGGTGATTTCTTTGGGCTCAGCTAAAGAGCTGACTTTGGGCATAGACACCAGTGACAGCGCACTTTTCATTGTTAGAGTCGTGACAATGCTTATATTTAGTGTTCATAACtcaaagaaagagacagaAGGTCAGTCATATGCAGAGATTGTACAGCGTGTTGAGCCTGCCAGAAACTCCTTAACAGCTAGTTTCGAGTTACTTGGACTCGTAATAGAGAAGTGTGTGCAACTGGGAGATCCTTCGTCGAGTTACTTTTTGCCTGGTGTCttagtttttgttgaatgGTTGGCCTGTTGTCCTGACATTGCACTGGGAAGTGATCCCGATGATAGACAGACTGCTGTAAGAAATAGCTTTTGGAACCagtttgttgtcttcttcaatcAAGTCTTATCGCTTGGACCTACGTTTATTGATGATGTCGAAGACGAGACTTGCTTCTCAAACATGAGCTTGTATGATGAAAGAGAAACTGAAAACCGGCTTGCACTATGGGAGGACTATGAACTAAGAGGATTCTTGCCACTGCTTCCAGCTCAGACGATTCTCAACTTCTCAAGGAAACATTCGTTTGGAACTGAAGGTCCCAAGGAAAAGAAAGCTCGTATAAAGAGGATCTTTGCAGCAGGGAAAGCTTTGACCAGTGTGATCAAAGTTGATCAGAATCATGTATATTTtgattcaaagaagaagaagtttcttgTTGGTGTAAAACCGGCAGATGACTTTCTGGATTCTCATTCAAGCCCACCTAAAGCTTGTAATGCTTTGCAAGATAACCAGGTAATGATAGATCATAACTCGCCAATAATGCAGCTTGATCAACAGATTTATATGggtgaggaagatgatgatgatgaagtaaTTGTTTTCAAGCCGCTTGTTACTGAAAAGAGGAAAGAGGCTTCTGACCAAATATATGTTCCTAGTGGAGGCTTCAGGAAATCTGATCAAGTTACTACTATGGGGGACTTTAAAGCTTTAAGTGGATCTGATGTAGCTTTTcatgaaaatcaaattctGCAAGCTAGAGGCAATGCGAGTATTCAAGTGCCTGCATCTGTTGGTGCTAACCTTCTGGGACCTCTACAGCCATCAACCCAGTCTCAAgctatgcatatgcaacaagtTCAGACGCAG GCAGTGAATCCTCAGCCAGCCCAATCACTAGCTGCTTCTCGACTTCAGCCAATACAATCACAGGTCGCACAACCACTGCCATCACGGGTTGTGCACTTTCAACAAACTCAAGCTCAGGTTTCACATGTTTCACCGGCCCACTCGCAATCTACTTCCTTTGGTGGTGGTAGCAAGTGGTCACCCGAAGAAGCTGCTTCTCTTGCTAGTAGCCTATCTGGGTTTGCTCAGCTGGGTAATGGTCATGTAATGAGGAATGAGATGCAAGGAAATCATGGAGTTTCCTATTACCCTGCACACTCATTACCCGTCCACCAGTCTTACAATGGCAATGGTATGGGTGGTATGCCATATTCTCAGTCAAGAACACCTGAAGCTGTATTCCCACCCAAAATTGATCCTGTTTTATCATCCGGAGTTGTTGCTGATGGCCTGGGCGTCCAATCTTCATTagcaaagaaaaatccaaTCAGTAGAGCCTTCAGGCATCTTGGCCCTCCGCCTGGGTTTAACTCTGTCCCAGCTAAGCTGCAAAAGGAGCCAGCACCTGGTTCGGAATTGTCTGGCAACAACCACCTACCGGTTGATGATTACAGCTGGTTGGATGGATACCAAGCTCAATCTTCTCGAGGCGTTGGGCTGAACAGTTCTTTGAATTACGCCACCTCTGGGAAACCAGAACACTTGGGTAGTACTGGCAATGGACTGAACGGGCCTGCCAACTTTCCGTTTCCTGGAAAACAAGTTCCAACTTCACAGGTCCAAGCAGATTTTCCTTATTTCCAGAACCCTCAGAAAGATAACTTTGTGGACAAAAACCATCAGTCAACTCAACTCCCCGAGCAATATCAAGGACAGTCGACTTGGTCGAGTCGTCACTTTGTGTGA
- the SMG7 gene encoding Telomerase activating protein Est1 (SMG7; FUNCTIONS IN: molecular_function unknown; INVOLVED IN: meiosis, spindle assembly involved in meiosis, nuclear-transcribed mRNA catabolic process, nonsense-mediated decay; LOCATED IN: cellular_component unknown; EXPRESSED IN: 23 plant structures; EXPRESSED DURING: 13 growth stages; CONTAINS InterPro DOMAIN/s: Telomerase activating protein Est1 (InterPro:IPR019458); BEST Arabidopsis thaliana protein match is: Telomerase activating protein Est1 (TAIR:AT1G28260.2).), giving the protein MMTLQMDKTTASSSWERAKSIYDEIAELANKRQKAGNPPDPNLLQLLREKYEAIILESHTFSEQHNIEIPLWQLHYKRIEYFRLHINRVLASSTSTAAQNVKGPSKAEQIAQLKLQFRTFLSEATGFYHDMILKIRSKYGLPLGSFSEDQQSQNLSDKDGKELAEVQKALKSCHRCLIYLGDLARYKGMYAEGDSRSRQYASASSYYLQAASLWPASGNPHHQLAIVASYSRDEFVTTYRYFRSLAVEYPFPTARDNLIVAFDKNRQSYEKLFVPSKDSSKRLTGKGRGKGADISLKDATLVAGPEKDKVTIANEMLKAFSIRFVHLNGILFTRTSLETFFDVLASTSSSLREVISLGSAKELTLGIDTSDSALFIVRVVTMLIFSVHNSKKETEGQSYAEIVQRVEPARNSLTASFELLGLVIEKCVQLGDPSSSYFLPGVLVFVEWLACCPDIALGSDPDDRQTAVRNSFWNQFVVFFNQVLSLGPTFIDDVEDETCFSNMSLYDERETENRLALWEDYELRGFLPLLPAQTILNFSRKHSFGTEGPKEKKARIKRIFAAGKALTSVIKVDQNHVYFDSKKKKFLVGVKPADDFLDSHSSPPKACNALQDNQVMIDHNSPIMQLDQQIYMGEEDDDDEVIVFKPLVTEKRKEASDQIYVPSGGFRKSDQVTTMGDFKALSGSDVAFHENQILQARGNASIQVPASVGANLLGPLQPSTQSQAMHMQQVQTQVQVPASVGANLLGLLLTSTQSQAMHMQQVQTQAVNPQPAQSLAASRLQPIQSQVAQPLPSRVVHFQQTQAQVSHVSPAHSQSTSFGGGSKWSPEEAASLASSLSGFAQLGNGHVMRNEMQGNHGVSYYPAHSLPVHQSYNGNGMGGMPYSQSRTPEAVFPPKIDPVLSSGVVADGLGVQSSLAKKNPISRAFRHLGPPPGFNSVPAKLQKEPAPGSELSGNNHLPVDDYSWLDGYQAQSSRGVGLNSSLNYATSGKPEHLGSTGNGLNGPANFPFPGKQVPTSQVQADFPYFQNPQKDNFVDKNHQSTQLPEQYQGQSTWSSRHFV; this is encoded by the exons ATGATGACTTTACAGATGGATAAAACTACTGCTTCCTCTTCATGGGAGCGAGCCAAGTCCATATATGATGAG ATTGCTGAGTTAGCAAACAAGCGTCAGAAGGCTGGAAATCCACCTGACCCAAATTTGTTGCAGCTCTTACGTGAGAAGTATGAAGCAATAATTCTTGAAAGTCATACCTTTTCTGAGCAGCACAACATTGAAATTCCTCTGTGGCAGTTGCATTACAAACGGATTGAATATTTTAGATTACACATCAATCGTGTATTGGCTTCTAGTACCTCGACAGCAGCGCAAAATGTCAAGGGTCCTTCTAAAGCAGAACAAATTGCACAACTCAAGCTGCAGTTCAGAACATTCCTTTCAGAAGCAACTGGGTTTTACCATGACATGATCTTAAAAATTAGATCAAAGTATGGCCTTCCCCTGGGTTCTTTTTCTGAGGATCAACAGAGTCAAAATTTGTCTGATAAAGATGGAAAAGAGTTAGCAGAAGTTCAAAAAGCCTTGAAATCTTGTCATCGTTGCTTAATATACCTTGGTGATCTGGCTCGGTATAAAGGAATGTATGCAGAGGGGGATTCCAGGAGCAGACAGTATGCTTCTGCTTCAAGTTACTATTTGCAAGCAGCTTCTCTATGGCCAGCCAGTGGAAACCCACATCATCAG CTTGCAATAGTTGCTTCTTATTCGAGGGATGAGTTTGTAACAACATATCGTTATTTCCGAAGTTTGGCTGTGGAGTATCCTTTCCCAACTGCCCGTGACAACTTGATTGTTGCTTTTGATAAG AATCGTCAGAGTTATGAAAAATTGTTTGTGCCCTCCAAAGACTCATCCAAGAGGCTGACTGGTAAAGGAAGAGGGAAAGGTGCAGATATTTCATTGAAAGATGCGACCTTGGTAGCTGGTCCTGAGAAGGATAAAGTAACTATTGCAAATGAGATGCTCAAAGCATTCAGCATTAGATTTGTTCATCTCAATGGGATTCTTTTTACCCGAACAAG CCTGGAGACATTCTTTGATGTTCTTGCCTCCACTAGCAGCAGTTTACGAGAGGTGATTTCTTTGGGCTCAGCTAAAGAGCTGACTTTGGGCATAGACACCAGTGACAGCGCACTTTTCATTGTTAGAGTCGTGACAATGCTTATATTTAGTGTTCATAACtcaaagaaagagacagaAGGTCAGTCATATGCAGAGATTGTACAGCGTGTTGAGCCTGCCAGAAACTCCTTAACAGCTAGTTTCGAGTTACTTGGACTCGTAATAGAGAAGTGTGTGCAACTGGGAGATCCTTCGTCGAGTTACTTTTTGCCTGGTGTCttagtttttgttgaatgGTTGGCCTGTTGTCCTGACATTGCACTGGGAAGTGATCCCGATGATAGACAGACTGCTGTAAGAAATAGCTTTTGGAACCagtttgttgtcttcttcaatcAAGTCTTATCGCTTGGACCTACGTTTATTGATGATGTCGAAGACGAGACTTGCTTCTCAAACATGAGCTTGTATGATGAAAGAGAAACTGAAAACCGGCTTGCACTATGGGAGGACTATGAACTAAGAGGATTCTTGCCACTGCTTCCAGCTCAGACGATTCTCAACTTCTCAAGGAAACATTCGTTTGGAACTGAAGGTCCCAAGGAAAAGAAAGCTCGTATAAAGAGGATCTTTGCAGCAGGGAAAGCTTTGACCAGTGTGATCAAAGTTGATCAGAATCATGTATATTTtgattcaaagaagaagaagtttcttgTTGGTGTAAAACCGGCAGATGACTTTCTGGATTCTCATTCAAGCCCACCTAAAGCTTGTAATGCTTTGCAAGATAACCAGGTAATGATAGATCATAACTCGCCAATAATGCAGCTTGATCAACAGATTTATATGggtgaggaagatgatgatgatgaagtaaTTGTTTTCAAGCCGCTTGTTACTGAAAAGAGGAAAGAGGCTTCTGACCAAATATATGTTCCTAGTGGAGGCTTCAGGAAATCTGATCAAGTTACTACTATGGGGGACTTTAAAGCTTTAAGTGGATCTGATGTAGCTTTTcatgaaaatcaaattctGCAAGCTAGAGGCAATGCGAGTATTCAAGTGCCTGCATCTGTTGGTGCTAACCTTCTGGGACCTCTACAGCCATCAACCCAGTCTCAAgctatgcatatgcaacaagtTCAGACGCAGGTTCAAGTACCTGCATCTGTTGGTGCTAACCTTCTGGGACTTCTTCTGACATCAACCCAGTCTCAAgctatgcatatgcaacaagtTCAGACGCAGGCAGTGAATCCTCAGCCAGCCCAATCACTAGCTGCTTCTCGACTTCAGCCAATACAATCACAGGTCGCACAACCACTGCCATCACGGGTTGTGCACTTTCAACAAACTCAAGCTCAGGTTTCACATGTTTCACCGGCCCACTCGCAATCTACTTCCTTTGGTGGTGGTAGCAAGTGGTCACCCGAAGAAGCTGCTTCTCTTGCTAGTAGCCTATCTGGGTTTGCTCAGCTGGGTAATGGTCATGTAATGAGGAATGAGATGCAAGGAAATCATGGAGTTTCCTATTACCCTGCACACTCATTACCCGTCCACCAGTCTTACAATGGCAATGGTATGGGTGGTATGCCATATTCTCAGTCAAGAACACCTGAAGCTGTATTCCCACCCAAAATTGATCCTGTTTTATCATCCGGAGTTGTTGCTGATGGCCTGGGCGTCCAATCTTCATTagcaaagaaaaatccaaTCAGTAGAGCCTTCAGGCATCTTGGCCCTCCGCCTGGGTTTAACTCTGTCCCAGCTAAGCTGCAAAAGGAGCCAGCACCTGGTTCGGAATTGTCTGGCAACAACCACCTACCGGTTGATGATTACAGCTGGTTGGATGGATACCAAGCTCAATCTTCTCGAGGCGTTGGGCTGAACAGTTCTTTGAATTACGCCACCTCTGGGAAACCAGAACACTTGGGTAGTACTGGCAATGGACTGAACGGGCCTGCCAACTTTCCGTTTCCTGGAAAACAAGTTCCAACTTCACAGGTCCAAGCAGATTTTCCTTATTTCCAGAACCCTCAGAAAGATAACTTTGTGGACAAAAACCATCAGTCAACTCAACTCCCCGAGCAATATCAAGGACAGTCGACTTGGTCGAGTCGTCACTTTGTGTGA
- the ABCG23 gene encoding ABC-2 type transporter family protein (ABC-2 type transporter family protein; FUNCTIONS IN: ATPase activity, coupled to transmembrane movement of substances; LOCATED IN: chloroplast, membrane; CONTAINS InterPro DOMAIN/s: ATPase, AAA+ type, core (InterPro:IPR003593), ABC transporter-like (InterPro:IPR003439), ABC-2 type transporter (InterPro:IPR013525), ABC transporter, conserved site (InterPro:IPR017871); BEST Arabidopsis thaliana protein match is: ABC-2 type transporter family protein (TAIR:AT5G52860.1); Has 1807 Blast hits to 1807 proteins in 277 species: Archae - 0; Bacteria - 0; Metazoa - 736; Fungi - 347; Plants - 385; Viruses - 0; Other Eukaryotes - 339 (source: NCBI BLink).) has product MASCFHPSAMATSHREEDSIILFSASNSPDEFSSASSSFSSSPLPTPNRYSLTVTNLSYTINHTPILNSVSLAAESSKILAVVGPSGTGKSTLLKIISGRVNHKALDPSSAVLMNNRKITDYNQLRRLCGFVPQDDDLLPLLTVKETLMYSAKFSLRDSTAKEREERVESLLSDLGLVLVQDSFVGEGDEEDRGVSGGERKRVSIAVEMIRDPPILLLDEPTSGLDSRNSLQVVELLATMAKSKQRTVLFSIHQPSYRILDYISDYLILSRGSVIHLGSLEHLEDSIAKLGFQIPEQLNPIEFAMEIVESLRTFKPNSVAVVESSSMWPENNENDGIISKKEAFRVLDVTEISYLCSRFCKIIYRTKQLFLARTMQAVVAGLGLGSVYTRLKRDEEGVAERLGLFAFSLSFLLSSTVEALPIYLRERRVLMKESSRGSYRISSYMIANTIAFVPFLFVVSLLFSIPVYWIVGLNPSIQAFSFFVLCVWLIILMASSLVLFLSAVSPDFISGNSLICTVLGAFFLFSGYFIPKEKIPKPWMFMYYVSLYRYPLESMVVNEYWSMREECFSSGNMGCLMTGEDVLKERGLDKDTRWINVGIMLAFFVFYRILCWGILLRKASKSTH; this is encoded by the coding sequence ATGGCTTCCTGCTTCCACCCTTCTGCTATGGCTACAAGCCACCGCGAGGAAGACTCCATCATTCTTTTCTCAGCATCAAACTCTCCTGATGAATTCTCCTCTgcttcctcttccttttcttcttcaccactcCCAACCCCTAACCGCTACTCTTTAACCGTCACTAACCTATCCTACACCATCAATCACACCCCAATACTCAATTCCGTTTCATTAGCTGCTGAATCCTCTAAAATCCTAGCCGTGGTTGGACCGAGTGGAACAGGAAAATCCACTCTTTTAAAGATCATTTCAGGAAGAGTGAACCACAAGGCACTAGATCCGTCTTCCGCGGTTTTGATGAACAATCGTAAAATCACTGACTATAACCAACTACGAAGGCTATGCGGGTTTGTCCCGCAGGACGATGACCTACTGCCTCTACTTACCGTGAAAGAGACGTTAATGTATAGCGCCAAATTCAGTTTGAGAGATTCAACGGCtaaggaaagagaagagagagtggAGAGCTTGTTGAGTGATCTCGGTCTTGTTCTCGTCCAAGACAGCTTCGTGGGAGAAGGAGACGAAGAGGATCGTGGCGTTTCGGGtggagagaggaagagagtcTCTATAGCCGTTGAGATGATTCGTGATCCACCAATTCTGCTTCTTGACGAACCAACCTCTGGTTTGGATAGTCGAAACTCGCTTCAGGTTGTTGAGCTTTTGGCTACTATGGCGAAATCCAAACAGAGAACCGTCCTCTTCTCCATCCACCAACCAAGTTATAGGATCCTCGATTACATCTCCGATTACCTGATTCTTTCTCGCGGATCGGTTATCCACTTGGGAAGTCTTGAACATCTCGAGGACTCGATAGCGAAACTAGGGTTTCAGATTCCAGAACAGCTGAATCCTATAGAATTCGCCATGGAAATAGTTGAGTCCTTGAGAACTTTTAAGCCAAACTCGGTAGCTGTCGtagaatcatcatcaatgtGGCCTGAAAACAACGAAAACGATGGGATTATCTCTAAGAAAGAAGCGTTTCGTGTCCTAGACGTCACCGAGATCTCATACCTCTGCTCAAGATTCTGCAAGATCATCTATAGAACAAAGCAGTTGTTCCTGGCGCGAACAATGCAAGCGGTTGTAGCTGGATTAGGTCTAGGTAGCGTCTACACAAGACTCAAGCGTGACGAAGAAGGCGTTGCAGAGCGGCTTGGACTCTTTGCCTTCAGCTTAAGCTTCCTCCTCTCTTCAACAGTCGAAGCACTTCCCATTTACCTCCGAGAACGTCGCGTTCTGATGAAAGAATCATCTCGTGGATCCTACCGAATCTCATCCTACATGATAGCCAACACCATCGCATTTGTACCGTTCCTCTTCGTTGTatctctcctcttctccaTCCCAGTCTACTGGATCGTAGGCCTAAACCCATCGATTCAagccttctccttctttgtcCTCTGCGTCTGGCTCATCATTCTCATGGCCAGTTCTCTGGTGCTTTTCCTCAGCGCTGTTTCTCCTGACTTCATCTCTGGTAACTCCCTCATATGCACTGTTCTTGGagccttcttcctcttctccggCTACTTTATCCCAAAAGAGAAGATCCCAAAACCATGGATGTTCATGTACTATGTGTCCTTGTACCGTTACCCGCTGGAGTCTATGGTGGTGAATGAGTACTGGAGCATGCGAGAGGAATGCTTCTCCAGTGGGAACATGGGCTGCTTGATGACCGGAGAGGATGTGTTGAAGGAGAGAGGGCTTGACAAGGATACGAGATGGATCAACGTCGGGATCATGCTTGcctttttcgttttttatCGAATCCTCTGCTGGGGTATTCTACTCAGGAAGGCTTCCAAGTCAACCCATTAA
- the ABCG23 gene encoding ABC-2 type transporter family protein, translating to MKKNNNTHTMASCFHPSAMATSHREEDSIILFSASNSPDEFSSASSSFSSSPLPTPNRYSLTVTNLSYTINHTPILNSVSLAAESSKILAVVGPSGTGKSTLLKIISGRVNHKALDPSSAVLMNNRKITDYNQLRRLCGFVPQDDDLLPLLTVKETLMYSAKFSLRDSTAKEREERVESLLSDLGLVLVQDSFVGEGDEEDRGVSGGERKRVSIAVEMIRDPPILLLDEPTSGLDSRNSLQVVELLATMAKSKQRTVLFSIHQPSYRILDYISDYLILSRGSVIHLGSLEHLEDSIAKLGFQIPEQLNPIEFAMEIVESLRTFKPNSVAVVESSSMWPENNENDGIISKKEAFRVLDVTEISYLCSRFCKIIYRTKQLFLARTMQAVVAGLGLGSVYTRLKRDEEGVAERLGLFAFSLSFLLSSTVEALPIYLRERRVLMKESSRGSYRISSYMIANTIAFVPFLFVVSLLFSIPVYWIVGLNPSIQAFSFFVLCVWLIILMASSLVLFLSAVSPDFISGNSLICTVLGAFFLFSGYFIPKEKIPKPWMFMYYVSLYRYPLESMVVNEYWSMREECFSSGNMGCLMTGEDVLKERGLDKDTRWINVGIMLAFFVFYRILCWGILLRKASKSTH from the coding sequence atgaagaagaacaacaatacTCATACCATGGCTTCCTGCTTCCACCCTTCTGCTATGGCTACAAGCCACCGCGAGGAAGACTCCATCATTCTTTTCTCAGCATCAAACTCTCCTGATGAATTCTCCTCTgcttcctcttccttttcttcttcaccactcCCAACCCCTAACCGCTACTCTTTAACCGTCACTAACCTATCCTACACCATCAATCACACCCCAATACTCAATTCCGTTTCATTAGCTGCTGAATCCTCTAAAATCCTAGCCGTGGTTGGACCGAGTGGAACAGGAAAATCCACTCTTTTAAAGATCATTTCAGGAAGAGTGAACCACAAGGCACTAGATCCGTCTTCCGCGGTTTTGATGAACAATCGTAAAATCACTGACTATAACCAACTACGAAGGCTATGCGGGTTTGTCCCGCAGGACGATGACCTACTGCCTCTACTTACCGTGAAAGAGACGTTAATGTATAGCGCCAAATTCAGTTTGAGAGATTCAACGGCtaaggaaagagaagagagagtggAGAGCTTGTTGAGTGATCTCGGTCTTGTTCTCGTCCAAGACAGCTTCGTGGGAGAAGGAGACGAAGAGGATCGTGGCGTTTCGGGtggagagaggaagagagtcTCTATAGCCGTTGAGATGATTCGTGATCCACCAATTCTGCTTCTTGACGAACCAACCTCTGGTTTGGATAGTCGAAACTCGCTTCAGGTTGTTGAGCTTTTGGCTACTATGGCGAAATCCAAACAGAGAACCGTCCTCTTCTCCATCCACCAACCAAGTTATAGGATCCTCGATTACATCTCCGATTACCTGATTCTTTCTCGCGGATCGGTTATCCACTTGGGAAGTCTTGAACATCTCGAGGACTCGATAGCGAAACTAGGGTTTCAGATTCCAGAACAGCTGAATCCTATAGAATTCGCCATGGAAATAGTTGAGTCCTTGAGAACTTTTAAGCCAAACTCGGTAGCTGTCGtagaatcatcatcaatgtGGCCTGAAAACAACGAAAACGATGGGATTATCTCTAAGAAAGAAGCGTTTCGTGTCCTAGACGTCACCGAGATCTCATACCTCTGCTCAAGATTCTGCAAGATCATCTATAGAACAAAGCAGTTGTTCCTGGCGCGAACAATGCAAGCGGTTGTAGCTGGATTAGGTCTAGGTAGCGTCTACACAAGACTCAAGCGTGACGAAGAAGGCGTTGCAGAGCGGCTTGGACTCTTTGCCTTCAGCTTAAGCTTCCTCCTCTCTTCAACAGTCGAAGCACTTCCCATTTACCTCCGAGAACGTCGCGTTCTGATGAAAGAATCATCTCGTGGATCCTACCGAATCTCATCCTACATGATAGCCAACACCATCGCATTTGTACCGTTCCTCTTCGTTGTatctctcctcttctccaTCCCAGTCTACTGGATCGTAGGCCTAAACCCATCGATTCAagccttctccttctttgtcCTCTGCGTCTGGCTCATCATTCTCATGGCCAGTTCTCTGGTGCTTTTCCTCAGCGCTGTTTCTCCTGACTTCATCTCTGGTAACTCCCTCATATGCACTGTTCTTGGagccttcttcctcttctccggCTACTTTATCCCAAAAGAGAAGATCCCAAAACCATGGATGTTCATGTACTATGTGTCCTTGTACCGTTACCCGCTGGAGTCTATGGTGGTGAATGAGTACTGGAGCATGCGAGAGGAATGCTTCTCCAGTGGGAACATGGGCTGCTTGATGACCGGAGAGGATGTGTTGAAGGAGAGAGGGCTTGACAAGGATACGAGATGGATCAACGTCGGGATCATGCTTGcctttttcgttttttatCGAATCCTCTGCTGGGGTATTCTACTCAGGAAGGCTTCCAAGTCAACCCATTAA